One window of the Desulfitobacterium chlororespirans DSM 11544 genome contains the following:
- a CDS encoding secondary thiamine-phosphate synthase enzyme YjbQ, translating to MVHTLNLQTQKRNQWIDITSLIEGFLQNFQFKDGVAVIYCPHTTAGITINENADPDVCRDLLRRLDELCPWDMAQDRHGEGNSAAHLKASLIGSSQTVIVKDGRLLLGRWQGIYFCEFDGPRSRQCFVKFIG from the coding sequence ATGGTCCATACCCTGAACCTACAGACTCAAAAAAGGAATCAATGGATTGATATTACTTCTTTAATAGAAGGTTTTTTGCAAAATTTCCAGTTCAAGGATGGGGTGGCAGTGATTTATTGCCCTCATACCACGGCGGGAATCACGATTAATGAGAATGCCGATCCCGATGTTTGCCGTGATCTTCTGAGGCGGCTGGATGAGCTCTGCCCTTGGGATATGGCTCAGGATAGGCATGGGGAAGGGAATTCGGCAGCCCATTTGAAGGCCAGCCTTATAGGGAGCTCTCAGACCGTCATCGTTAAGGATGGCCGGCTGCTTTTAGGCCGCTGGCAAGGGATTTATTTTTGTGAATTTGATGGTCCCCGCTCCCGGCAGTGTTTTGTGAAGTTTATAGGTTGA
- a CDS encoding nuclease-related domain-containing protein, producing the protein MFFWNRKKATKKISPEPEAAQEVWQRKKYRTNYYTYNWAKERGSLRSKKQRKHEIGEYKLEVGLAHLPRCFRRLSNLLLGTKGRFHQIDHVLISPYGIFLLEANNLSGLIVGEEKEPKWYQAITWRVKTFPNPIMENQVRVQVLQELAGLDKTIPVFSYVTFNRSCNLKVFSGVVFYDIDLPASILQLAQNQPAVLSDEEILEIVERIEKINLTDLGLRNEYAARQRRERMQYRPKYGDIRCSICQKAVNERMARYCLNRSEKFAWKIYCEKHQREMTRVVRREGGREEHGPYPEPTDSKKESMD; encoded by the coding sequence TTGTTCTTTTGGAATCGAAAAAAAGCAACAAAAAAAATATCTCCTGAACCGGAAGCGGCTCAGGAGGTTTGGCAAAGGAAGAAATATAGAACCAATTATTATACTTATAACTGGGCAAAGGAAAGAGGCTCCTTGCGGAGCAAGAAACAACGCAAACATGAAATAGGGGAATATAAGCTTGAAGTGGGGCTTGCCCACTTACCAAGATGCTTTCGCCGGCTGAGCAATCTCCTGTTAGGAACCAAGGGCCGCTTCCACCAGATTGATCATGTTCTGATCTCTCCTTATGGAATTTTTCTTTTAGAAGCCAATAATTTATCGGGACTGATCGTAGGGGAAGAAAAGGAACCCAAGTGGTATCAGGCGATTACCTGGAGGGTGAAGACCTTCCCCAATCCGATCATGGAGAACCAGGTCCGGGTTCAGGTGCTGCAGGAGCTGGCGGGGCTTGATAAAACTATTCCCGTGTTTTCCTATGTGACCTTTAACCGGAGTTGCAATCTGAAAGTTTTTTCGGGTGTGGTCTTTTATGATATAGATCTGCCGGCTTCAATCCTGCAACTGGCCCAGAATCAGCCTGCGGTGCTCAGTGATGAGGAGATCCTTGAGATTGTGGAGAGGATAGAAAAAATCAATCTGACCGATCTGGGCCTGCGCAATGAGTATGCGGCCCGTCAGCGCCGGGAAAGAATGCAGTACAGACCCAAGTATGGAGATATTCGCTGCAGTATTTGTCAAAAGGCTGTTAACGAGCGCATGGCCCGCTATTGTTTAAACCGGTCTGAAAAATTCGCCTGGAAAATCTATTGCGAAAAGCATCAACGGGAAATGACCCGGGTGGTGAGACGGGAAGGGGGGAGAGAAGAACATGGTCCATACCCTGAACCTACAGACTCAAAAAAGGAATCAATGGATTGA
- a CDS encoding C40 family peptidase, which produces MHFKESLSQFKTSASDQVQKIAKNISWKSPRVLGSLTVTLVLTGSLGFYFLTTTTAAAVMINGQQVGYVENSLSGQTLVDTYLQEKGEPYGVVAKTRDQINYESVRIKNSAYKESEIKEENLADSLSYYLEGYKVLANGTPIAYLPSKEDADKLLKEYEEYYSKSSDENKITSVSFLEEVTIEKVSIQPSQMTSLELAYEQLIEGQVTTKEYTVEEKDSWWLIARKNNMLTAEVLAGNSGATEDTVIKPGDVLKLVTVEPYLTVVSQGTYSGQEIIPYDVVTKTDYKLNPGQTKVVTKGSNGSKIVTYSYEQRNGVEVAKKVLDEKIVEKPVDEVVSKGPSKQTVNVASATSRGSANGSSLVDRALSFQGAKYVFGGTSTSGFDCSGFTKYIYSGSGISLPRTSYDQFNSGSSVSKDNLQAGDLVFFSTYASGASHVGIYIGNGKFVHASNPGSGVKVSGVSDSFYGPRYLGARRY; this is translated from the coding sequence ATGCATTTTAAGGAAAGCTTGTCTCAATTCAAGACTTCTGCGTCCGATCAAGTTCAAAAAATTGCAAAAAACATTTCTTGGAAATCGCCTCGTGTTCTTGGTTCTTTGACAGTTACCCTTGTCCTGACCGGCAGCTTAGGATTTTATTTTCTAACGACGACCACTGCGGCGGCTGTGATGATCAACGGCCAGCAAGTGGGCTATGTGGAAAACTCCCTTAGCGGACAAACCCTTGTGGATACATACCTCCAGGAAAAAGGGGAGCCCTATGGTGTCGTTGCCAAGACACGGGACCAGATCAACTATGAAAGTGTCCGCATCAAAAACAGCGCTTATAAAGAGTCTGAAATCAAGGAAGAAAACTTAGCCGACTCTTTGAGCTATTATCTGGAAGGCTACAAAGTTCTGGCCAATGGAACCCCCATAGCTTATTTACCCAGTAAAGAAGACGCGGACAAATTACTTAAAGAATACGAAGAGTACTATTCCAAATCCAGCGATGAAAACAAGATCACTTCCGTCAGCTTCTTAGAAGAAGTAACCATTGAAAAGGTTTCCATTCAGCCCAGCCAAATGACCTCCCTGGAGCTGGCTTATGAACAGCTCATCGAAGGCCAGGTTACCACAAAAGAATATACTGTAGAGGAAAAAGACTCCTGGTGGTTGATCGCCCGCAAAAATAATATGTTGACCGCCGAAGTTTTGGCCGGGAATTCCGGGGCAACTGAAGACACTGTGATCAAACCGGGAGATGTGCTCAAACTTGTCACTGTTGAACCTTATCTGACTGTCGTAAGCCAAGGTACATATTCCGGACAGGAGATCATTCCTTATGACGTAGTCACTAAAACTGATTATAAACTTAACCCGGGCCAAACTAAAGTTGTCACTAAAGGCAGTAACGGTTCCAAAATTGTAACCTATTCTTATGAGCAGAGAAACGGTGTCGAGGTAGCCAAAAAAGTTCTCGATGAGAAGATTGTCGAGAAACCCGTTGATGAAGTCGTCTCTAAAGGTCCCAGCAAGCAAACAGTCAATGTAGCCTCTGCCACCTCGCGGGGCAGTGCCAACGGTTCTTCCCTTGTCGATCGGGCTCTCAGCTTTCAAGGTGCGAAATATGTTTTCGGAGGTACCAGTACCAGTGGTTTTGATTGCTCCGGCTTTACCAAGTACATCTATTCCGGGTCCGGGATCTCCCTTCCCCGAACCTCCTATGATCAATTCAATTCAGGTTCATCTGTGAGCAAAGATAATTTACAAGCGGGAGATCTGGTCTTCTTCAGCACCTATGCTTCCGGAGCCTCTCATGTAGGTATCTACATCGGTAACGGCAAGTTTGTTCACGCCTCCAATCCCGGAAGTGGGGTTAAGGTTTCCGGAGTAAGCGACAGCTTTTATGGCCCCCGCTATTTGGGAGCACGCCGTTACTAG
- a CDS encoding APC family permease codes for MDYELQKKYGLFTAIAMVIGIVIGSGVFFKAEKILLATGGDLPLGILAWVIGGMIMIVCAYVFATMATRYEKVNGVVDYAEATMGRGYAYILGWFMTTIYYPAITSVLAWVSARYTCVLLGWDIVGAEAMAIAGFYLVGSYALNALSPKLAGKFQVSTTIIKLIPLILMAVLGTVTGLSNGVLIKNFTSGVIADVSTANPLFTAVVATAFAYEGWIIATSINAELRDAKKNLPRALTFGTMFVALIYILYYTGLAGAVENSVIMEGGETGAKIAFSTVFSNLGGSVLFVFVVISCLGTLNGLMLGCTRGFYSLAARNLGPQPHIYKNIDANTNMPTNSAIMGLLFTAGWLLYFFGANLVPIHGSAPWFGPFSFDSSELPIVTLYAMYIPIFMMMMKKEQSLSAFKRFIMPTLAICACVFMVIAAVYAHRWAVLYYLILFIVVMAVGGMFYFTKKPH; via the coding sequence ATGGATTATGAGCTACAGAAAAAGTATGGTTTATTCACCGCGATTGCCATGGTTATCGGAATTGTTATCGGAAGCGGCGTGTTTTTTAAAGCGGAGAAAATCTTGCTGGCTACCGGCGGGGATCTGCCCCTGGGTATTTTGGCCTGGGTGATCGGCGGCATGATCATGATTGTCTGTGCCTATGTATTTGCTACTATGGCGACACGTTATGAAAAGGTCAATGGGGTCGTGGATTACGCTGAAGCCACCATGGGCCGGGGCTATGCCTATATTTTGGGCTGGTTTATGACCACAATTTATTATCCGGCCATTACCTCCGTATTGGCCTGGGTCTCAGCCCGCTATACCTGCGTTCTCCTGGGGTGGGATATCGTAGGTGCGGAAGCGATGGCTATTGCAGGCTTCTACTTGGTGGGAAGCTATGCTCTCAATGCTTTGTCCCCGAAATTGGCGGGAAAATTCCAGGTTTCCACCACGATTATTAAGTTGATCCCCCTGATTTTAATGGCTGTCCTGGGGACCGTTACCGGGTTAAGCAACGGTGTTTTGATTAAGAACTTTACCAGTGGCGTTATCGCTGATGTATCAACCGCCAATCCTTTGTTTACCGCTGTGGTGGCCACTGCTTTTGCTTATGAAGGCTGGATCATTGCCACCAGTATTAATGCGGAATTAAGAGATGCCAAAAAGAATCTTCCTCGTGCCTTAACCTTTGGCACGATGTTTGTCGCTCTAATTTATATTTTATACTACACCGGGCTTGCCGGTGCCGTGGAAAACAGCGTGATCATGGAAGGGGGAGAAACCGGAGCCAAGATTGCCTTTTCTACAGTCTTCTCTAATCTTGGCGGGTCCGTACTCTTTGTGTTTGTGGTCATCTCCTGCTTAGGAACCCTTAATGGATTAATGCTGGGATGTACCCGGGGATTTTACTCCCTGGCCGCCAGAAATCTTGGTCCTCAGCCCCATATCTATAAGAATATTGATGCCAACACCAATATGCCGACCAACTCCGCCATCATGGGACTGTTATTTACGGCAGGGTGGCTGCTCTATTTCTTTGGCGCAAACTTGGTACCCATTCATGGCTCGGCTCCCTGGTTTGGCCCCTTTAGCTTTGACAGCTCGGAGCTCCCCATTGTCACACTGTACGCTATGTATATCCCCATCTTTATGATGATGATGAAAAAGGAGCAATCCTTAAGCGCCTTTAAACGGTTTATTATGCCTACTCTGGCGATCTGTGCCTGCGTCTTTATGGTCATCGCTGCTGTTTATGCTCACCGCTGGGCGGTTCTCTACTATCTAATCCTTTTTATAGTGGTTATGGCAGTGGGCGGAATGTTCTATTTTACTAAAAAGCCTCACTAG
- a CDS encoding helix-turn-helix domain-containing protein — protein MASNSLNSLLNPVRMDILQLFLENETETVKRIAEELPGLPPASLYRHVNKLAEDEIIEVCAEYKIRGTVEKVYRLKNDPSLHFYAFAMTLLRDFDKYLENKDYDLIQDRIDFQSYALYLSDQECDELVQTLRETLHKAADTKDGGGERRLRKLSFAVMPGDETKK, from the coding sequence ATGGCTAGCAACTCTTTAAATAGTTTACTGAATCCCGTAAGAATGGATATCCTGCAGCTGTTTTTAGAGAATGAGACGGAAACGGTGAAGCGGATCGCTGAGGAGCTGCCCGGCCTTCCTCCGGCCAGCCTTTACCGCCATGTTAATAAGCTGGCCGAGGATGAAATCATCGAAGTTTGTGCAGAATATAAAATCCGGGGGACAGTGGAAAAGGTTTATCGTCTGAAAAACGATCCCTCGCTGCATTTCTACGCTTTTGCTATGACTTTGTTAAGGGATTTCGATAAGTATTTAGAGAATAAGGATTATGACCTCATTCAGGATCGAATTGATTTTCAAAGTTATGCCCTTTATCTCAGCGATCAGGAGTGTGATGAATTAGTGCAGACCCTCCGGGAAACACTTCATAAAGCGGCGGACACTAAAGACGGCGGGGGAGAGCGCCGATTAAGAAAACTTTCTTTTGCCGTTATGCCGGGAGATGAGACGAAAAAGTAA